One Pyrus communis chromosome 4, drPyrComm1.1, whole genome shotgun sequence genomic region harbors:
- the LOC137732253 gene encoding E3 ubiquitin-protein ligase RHA2A-like yields MGLQSQLNDVSSDSIPLLLIALIASSINHLRSSLLTLLHFLGLSPHPGPGTDYDEGDIAGPTVGSGLAGPDNLSDQLAINRQLSYPYDRDDAVATARDCDCVVCLCTLRDGEQVRMLQCRHVFHKHCFDSCLNHLNFNCPLCRSPVVNLDGGALPRSRLSRDLRHWLSIR; encoded by the coding sequence ATGGGGTTACAAAGCCAGCTGAACGACGTCTCATCCGACTCCATCCCACTCCTACTCATCGCACTCATCGCCAGTTCCATCAACCACCTCCGCTCCTCCCTCCTCACCCTCCTTCATTTTCTGGGCCTCAGCCCCCATCCCGGTCCAGGCACAGACTACGACGAAGGCGATATTGCGGGCCCGACCGTGGGCTCGGGACTCGCGGGTCCCGATAACCTGTCCGACCAACTCGCCATCAACCGCCAGTTATCCTATCCATACGACCGTGACGACGCCGTTGCCACCGCACGGGATTGCGATTGCGTGGTGTGCTTGTGCACCTTAAGGGATGGGGAGCAGGTCCGCATGCTCCAGTGCCGCCACGTGTTCCACAAGCACTGCTTCGACTCCTGCCTCAACCACCTCAACTTCAATTGCCCTCTCTGCCGCTCTCCCGTCGTAAACCTCGACGGCGGCGCGCTCCCGCGCTCCCGACTCTCCCGCGACCTCCGCCACTGGCTTTCCATCCGCTGA